TTTTGTTTAAATGTGGGACTGTAATTACGTTTTTGTTTTTTCATAATTCAAAGTTAATTACGTTAACTCTAAATCTCGCTCCTTTATGTCCAGGCTAATGTAGTAAGTTCACTACATAAATCATTCCGTTTTTGGAAATAAGGTAGGGTTTAGGCAAATATTATTATTTTATACATGAGGCTATACATGCTCAACCTGCTCCATAAAATTATCTATTTTTTCTTTGGGAATAAACCCTTTAAGCATCAACCCGATTCCAAAAACAACGAGTATGATGCCCATAATTCTTTTTATTCTATAAATAACCAACGGTGTCATTTTACTTTTGAGTTGCTTTGCCAGAACAATTTTTCCAAGATCAGTAACAAAATAACTCATAATAATGATCGTAAAATAGTAGAGTATCCGGGTGGGGTTCATATCCAACGTAGGGCCAATAACAACAATTAAACCAAGCCAGAACGTCAGTACGCCAATATTTATAAAATTTAGAAAAAATCCTTTACATATAAGTTCAAGGTAATTCGTATTTCCCGATAGTACTTTGGAAGCCTTCACCTCTTTTTTTCCTGATCTGTCAAGATATGTAATGACACCGTATATAATTAAAATAAGCCCTCCGATAAAAAATAACCTGGGGTAGTCTTTAATTTTTTCAAGCAAATGCCTGCTGCCATAATAGGCAATAAGAATAAACGATACATCGCCCAGAATAACTCCCATATTGAAGGCAATTGCAGCTCTGACCCCTCTTAATATGCTTGTTTGTATAAGCATAAAAAAAACAGGCCCTATCATAAAAGATAAAAAGAAGCCTAAAAGCACCGCATTTTTAATATTGTAAAAATCCATATATCAGGATCGGTAATGGTTATATATCATCAAAATCAACCTTGATTTTTGAAGTCGTCGGATGTGCCTGGCAAGTTAAAATAAAACCTTCCTTTACTTCTCTGTCTGTTAACACCGTATTTTTATCCATAATCGCTTTACCTTCTGTTACTTTCGCTATACAGCTACTACAAATACCTCCCTCACACGAATAAGGAGGATCTATCCCTTTGCGAAGCGAAGCTGCCAATATCGTATCCGCTTGATTCATCGTAAAAGAAGTTTCATCATCGTCTAATAAGACGGTGATTTCGGTTAACCCTTCTTTTATTTGATCGTTGTTTTCTTTTTCCAACGAGGCAGAAAACCATTCGGATAAAATCATATGTTCATCAAAACCACATGTTTTCAGAGCCTCGGAAACCGTATGAATCATCTCTCCCGGGCCACATAAAAAAGCTCTTTTAAAAGAAGTTTCTTTGTAGATATTTTTTATATAATACATAACAATACGATCGTCTATTCTTCCGTGTTTTGAATTAGCGATGTGTTCTCTGCTGTAGACGTAATGTAAATTGAAACGATTCGAAAATTCACCGTGCAAATGATCCAAGGAGCCTTTAAAAATAGTATCCGCGGCGGTTTTATTCCCATAAACCAAGGTAAATGTTGCTCCGTTATCGTTCTCTAAAACCTCTTTAATCATAGACATAATCGGAGTGATTCCACTTCCCGCTGCAAAGGCGATATAATCTGAATTTGCTTCGGAATTTAAAATAAACCTGCCTTCGGGCCAGGTAACCTCCACCATATCTCCAGCTTTTAACCGAGTGTTGGCATAAACAGAAAAAGTACCATTTTCTATAGCTTTAACGGCAATTTTTAACACACCGCTTTTAGGAGACGAACAAATAGAATATGCCCTTCTTAATTCTTTACCGTCAACGGTACTTTTAATCGTTACATACTGCCCAGCTTCAAAAGAAAAAGTAGCTTTTAAATCTTCAGGAACTTCAAAAGTAATGGAAACAGCATTCGATGTTTCTTTAACAATCTTTTGTATAGGTATGGAGTAAAAGGGACTCATTAAGCATTCGATATTAGATGATTTTTAACCAGATATTCTGCAATTTGTATTGCATTTGTGGCAGCTCCTTTTCTCAAATTATCAGAAACAATCCATAAATTCAGAGCATTTTTTTGAGACAAATCTCTTCTGATTCTCCCTACAAATACATCGTCTTTTCCTTCGGCATAGAAAGGCATTGGATAGCTGTTGTTTTCAATATTGTCTTGTACGGTAACTCCTTCGGACGCAGCCAATAACTCCTTTAATTCTACAAGGTCAAAATCATTCTCAAATTCAATATTCACACTCTCGGAATGGCCTCCTACTACCGGAATCCGGACAGCAGTTGCAGTAATGGCAATAGTATCATCTCCTAAAATTTTACGTGTTTCATTAACCAATTTCAACTCTTCTTTCGTATATCCGTCAGCTTCAAAAACATCGCAATGCGGAATGGCGTTTTTATGAATTTGGTAGTGATACACTTTTTCGGCTGTTGCTCCTGCAAATTCGGAAGCCAACTGGCGAACCGCTTTTACACCGGTGCCCGTAACCGATTGGTAAGTAGAAATAACTAACCGTTTGATTTTATATTTCCTGTGTAAAGGAGCCAAAGCCACAACCATCTGTATGGTAGAACAATTAGGGTTTGCAATAATGGTATCTCCTGCAGTTAAAATTTCGGCATTGATTTCTGGAACAATCAATCGGTTTTCGGGATTCATTCTCCAAGCAGAAGAATTATCAATAACGGTAGTCCCTACTGCTGCAAATTTCGGAGCCCATTTTAATGAAGTACTCCTTCCAGCGGAGAATAATGCGATATCCGGTTTTGCAGCTATGGCATCGTCCATGCTTACAACCGAATAGTTTTTACCATTGTAAACCATTTGTTTTCCAACTGATTTCTTCGATGCAACAGGAATCAATTCAGTGATTTTAAAATTACGCTCTGCCAGAACCTGTAGCATTACATTTCCTACCATTCCGGTAGCGCCAACAACTGCAATTTTCATTTTTCCGGTTTTAAAACTTTCATTTAACTTAAGAACTTAGATATGCTAACCTCATTTACAAAATGCAAAGATGCTAAAAAATGTAGCAAAACTTCCATGTTTTTTATTAATTGATGAAAGGAAATCATTTGACCCAAATAATGCAGTTGAACATCTATGATTCTTTTTGGTATTAGAATTTGAAATGCAATTCCAATCGAAAATAATAGTACTTTAGCCAAAGATTACATTCGAACATCAAGTAATATGTTTAACTAAATTAGTATAGCATGCAACTGTACAATAAGTTAAGTGCTAAAGAACGCGCGGTTTTAATTGATAAGGCGGAAAAAGATCGTCTGACGATATCTTTTTATCGATATCACAAAATAGAAAACCCGCAGCTTTTTAGAAATCATCTTTTTATAGCATGGGATTGCTTTGAGGTCTTAGGAAGGATTTATGTTTCTTATGAGGGTATCAATGCACAACTTTCTGTTTCTGCGGAAAATTTCCGGTTATTCAAAGAGCACCTGGACAACATCTCTTTTTTAAATGGAGTACGTTTAAACATTGCTGTGGAACAAGGCAACAAATCTTTTTTAAAACTAAAGATAAAAGTTCGGGATAAGATTGTTGCCGACGGGTTAAATGACAATACATTTGATGTAACAGACATAGGGATTCACCTGAATGCCAAAGAATTTAATAGAATGCTGGAAGATCCGAAAACCGTTTGTATGGATATGCGGAATCATTACGAAAGTGAAATAGGCCATTTTAAAGGGGCAATAATACCGGATGTAGATACCTTTAGAGATTCGTTAGATATCATTGAAGAAGATTTGAAAAATCATAAAGAAGATAAAAACCTGTTGATGTACTGTACCGGAGGGATTCGATGTGAAAAAGCATCGGCTTATTATAAACATAAAGGATTTAAAAACGTATTCCAGCTGGAAGGAGGCATCATAGAATATACCCGACAGATAAAAGCCAAAGGAATCGAAAATAAGTTTATCGGTAAAAATTTTGTATTCGATCACCGGAGAGCTGAAAAAATTTCCGATGATGTCATTGCCCATTGCCATCAGTGCGGCAAACCCTGCGACACACATGTAAATTGTGCGAATGAAGCGTGTCATTTATTGTTTATTCAATGCGATGCATGTTCCGAAAGAACCGAGAATACTTGTTCTGCAGATTGTCAGGAAATCATTCATCTGTCATATGAAGAACAGAAAAAACGCAGAAAAG
This window of the Flavobacteriaceae bacterium genome carries:
- a CDS encoding LysE family translocator; translation: MDFYNIKNAVLLGFFLSFMIGPVFFMLIQTSILRGVRAAIAFNMGVILGDVSFILIAYYGSRHLLEKIKDYPRLFFIGGLILIIYGVITYLDRSGKKEVKASKVLSGNTNYLELICKGFFLNFINIGVLTFWLGLIVVIGPTLDMNPTRILYYFTIIIMSYFVTDLGKIVLAKQLKSKMTPLVIYRIKRIMGIILVVFGIGLMLKGFIPKEKIDNFMEQVEHV
- a CDS encoding 2Fe-2S iron-sulfur cluster binding domain-containing protein, whose product is MSPFYSIPIQKIVKETSNAVSITFEVPEDLKATFSFEAGQYVTIKSTVDGKELRRAYSICSSPKSGVLKIAVKAIENGTFSVYANTRLKAGDMVEVTWPEGRFILNSEANSDYIAFAAGSGITPIMSMIKEVLENDNGATFTLVYGNKTAADTIFKGSLDHLHGEFSNRFNLHYVYSREHIANSKHGRIDDRIVMYYIKNIYKETSFKRAFLCGPGEMIHTVSEALKTCGFDEHMILSEWFSASLEKENNDQIKEGLTEITVLLDDDETSFTMNQADTILAASLRKGIDPPYSCEGGICSSCIAKVTEGKAIMDKNTVLTDREVKEGFILTCQAHPTTSKIKVDFDDI
- a CDS encoding aspartate-semialdehyde dehydrogenase, whose translation is MKIAVVGATGMVGNVMLQVLAERNFKITELIPVASKKSVGKQMVYNGKNYSVVSMDDAIAAKPDIALFSAGRSTSLKWAPKFAAVGTTVIDNSSAWRMNPENRLIVPEINAEILTAGDTIIANPNCSTIQMVVALAPLHRKYKIKRLVISTYQSVTGTGVKAVRQLASEFAGATAEKVYHYQIHKNAIPHCDVFEADGYTKEELKLVNETRKILGDDTIAITATAVRIPVVGGHSESVNIEFENDFDLVELKELLAASEGVTVQDNIENNSYPMPFYAEGKDDVFVGRIRRDLSQKNALNLWIVSDNLRKGAATNAIQIAEYLVKNHLISNA
- a CDS encoding rhodanese-related sulfurtransferase, with the protein product MQLYNKLSAKERAVLIDKAEKDRLTISFYRYHKIENPQLFRNHLFIAWDCFEVLGRIYVSYEGINAQLSVSAENFRLFKEHLDNISFLNGVRLNIAVEQGNKSFLKLKIKVRDKIVADGLNDNTFDVTDIGIHLNAKEFNRMLEDPKTVCMDMRNHYESEIGHFKGAIIPDVDTFRDSLDIIEEDLKNHKEDKNLLMYCTGGIRCEKASAYYKHKGFKNVFQLEGGIIEYTRQIKAKGIENKFIGKNFVFDHRRAEKISDDVIAHCHQCGKPCDTHVNCANEACHLLFIQCDACSERTENTCSADCQEIIHLSYEEQKKRRKGTHNSNKIFKKGRSEVLKFKK